In Lactococcus garvieae subsp. garvieae, the following proteins share a genomic window:
- the sufD gene encoding Fe-S cluster assembly protein SufD yields MNEKIKNFSLMHAEPSWLSELRQTAFEAMTELEMPNIERVKFNRWGLDNTEIGDSEPSGNVPSFTELPNHPLLVQVGSQNVMEQMRPDLAEKGVIFTDFASAMEEIPEVVEAYFGKAVSYKEDRLAASNVASFNSGAVLYIPDNVEIDVPVEAKFYQDSESDLPFNKHILIIAGRNSKLDYLERLESIGDGNVKVTGNLSIEVIALEGAQVKFAAIDRLGEHVTAYISRRGHLANNATIDWSIGTMNDGNVICDFDSDLKGDGSHSQIKVVGLSMGKQIQGIDTRVTNFGRNSVGHILQHGVILDRGTLTFNGIGQIMRGAKGADAQQESRVLMLSDRARSDANPILLIEENDVTAGHAASIGQVDPEDMYYLMSRGLDETTAKRLVIRGFLGAVVTEIPIKAVRDEFISIIERKLAI; encoded by the coding sequence ATGAATGAAAAAATAAAAAATTTCTCGCTCATGCATGCTGAACCAAGTTGGTTGTCAGAACTTCGTCAAACGGCCTTTGAGGCTATGACAGAGTTAGAAATGCCCAATATTGAGCGTGTGAAATTCAATCGTTGGGGCTTGGATAATACAGAAATAGGGGATTCTGAGCCTAGTGGAAACGTCCCAAGCTTTACAGAATTACCCAATCATCCACTTTTGGTACAAGTAGGCAGTCAAAATGTTATGGAGCAAATGCGTCCAGATTTGGCTGAAAAAGGTGTAATTTTTACTGATTTTGCTTCAGCGATGGAAGAAATTCCTGAGGTAGTTGAAGCTTATTTCGGTAAAGCTGTGAGTTATAAAGAAGATCGTTTAGCAGCAAGTAATGTTGCCAGTTTTAACTCCGGTGCGGTCCTGTATATTCCGGACAATGTTGAAATTGACGTCCCTGTAGAAGCAAAGTTCTATCAGGATTCTGAGTCAGATTTGCCTTTCAATAAACATATCTTAATTATTGCGGGTCGTAACAGTAAGCTTGATTATTTAGAACGTTTGGAAAGTATCGGTGACGGAAACGTTAAGGTCACAGGTAATCTTTCTATCGAAGTGATCGCCCTTGAAGGCGCGCAAGTGAAATTTGCGGCTATTGACCGTTTGGGAGAACATGTAACAGCTTATATCAGTCGCCGTGGTCATTTAGCAAATAATGCCACAATTGATTGGTCTATCGGTACAATGAATGACGGCAATGTTATTTGTGACTTTGACAGTGATCTTAAAGGTGATGGAAGTCATTCACAAATCAAAGTTGTTGGCTTATCTATGGGGAAACAAATCCAAGGGATCGATACTCGGGTGACCAACTTTGGCCGTAATTCAGTAGGACATATCTTGCAACATGGTGTTATTCTTGATCGAGGCACATTAACGTTTAATGGAATCGGTCAAATCATGCGCGGTGCTAAAGGGGCGGATGCGCAACAGGAAAGCCGCGTTTTAATGCTTTCAGACCGTGCCCGTAGTGATGCAAACCCTATTTTGCTCATTGAGGAAAATGATGTAACTGCAGGACACGCCGCGTCTATCGGTCAGGTTGATCCTGAGGATATGTACTATCTCATGAGTCGAGGCTTAGATGAAACAACAGCTAAACGTCTTGTTATTCGTGGTTTCCTCGGCGCAGTTGTGACTGAAATTCCAATTAAAGCCGTTCGTGATGAATTTATCTCAATTATCGAGAGAAAGTTGGCAATCTAA
- a CDS encoding cysteine desulfurase: MIDLKNDFKILNQKVNDEPLVYLDNAATTQKPQQVLDVLRNYYEYDNANVHRGVHTLAERATADYEAAREKVRKFIHAASMKEVLFTRGTTTSLNWVSKFAEQVLTAEDEIIISVAEHHSNFVPWQQVAEKTGAILKIVYLKDGALDIDDLKEKLTSRTKFVSLTHASNVLGSITPIKEVAELVHHYGAYFVVDGAQSVPHMKIDVQDLDVDFFAFSGHKMCGPTGIGVLYGKEALLNQMNPIEFGGEMIDFVYESHSTWTELPWKFEAGTPNIAGAIALGAAIDYLEAIGMDNIHRYEQELVAYVMPKLKAIEGLEIYGPEAVEARSGVIAFNIRGLHPHDLATALDMEGVAVRAGHHCAQPLLNYLGQASTARASFYIYNTKADCDKLVDALLKTKEFFGL, encoded by the coding sequence ATGATTGACTTAAAAAATGACTTTAAAATTCTTAACCAAAAAGTTAATGATGAACCGTTAGTCTACTTGGACAATGCAGCTACCACTCAAAAGCCACAGCAGGTATTGGATGTTTTGAGAAACTATTATGAGTACGATAATGCCAATGTTCATCGTGGGGTTCATACCTTGGCAGAGCGTGCAACTGCAGATTACGAGGCAGCGCGTGAAAAGGTTCGAAAGTTTATTCATGCTGCCTCTATGAAAGAAGTATTGTTTACTCGTGGCACAACAACGAGTTTAAACTGGGTCTCAAAATTTGCAGAGCAAGTCTTAACAGCAGAGGATGAGATTATTATTTCCGTTGCGGAGCACCACTCAAACTTTGTCCCTTGGCAACAAGTTGCCGAAAAAACAGGGGCAATTCTAAAAATTGTCTATCTGAAAGATGGTGCTTTAGACATTGATGACTTAAAAGAAAAACTGACAAGCAGAACAAAATTCGTCAGCTTAACACATGCTTCGAATGTCCTAGGTTCGATTACTCCGATTAAGGAAGTTGCTGAATTAGTTCATCATTATGGTGCCTATTTTGTTGTTGACGGTGCACAATCTGTTCCACATATGAAAATTGATGTTCAAGACTTGGATGTAGATTTCTTTGCTTTTTCGGGGCATAAAATGTGTGGTCCGACAGGCATTGGTGTGCTCTATGGGAAAGAGGCATTGCTTAATCAAATGAACCCTATCGAGTTTGGTGGGGAAATGATTGACTTCGTTTATGAAAGTCACTCCACATGGACGGAGCTACCATGGAAATTTGAAGCAGGCACGCCAAATATTGCAGGTGCTATTGCTCTTGGGGCAGCTATTGACTACCTTGAAGCAATAGGAATGGACAATATTCATCGTTATGAGCAAGAACTTGTAGCTTATGTGATGCCTAAACTAAAAGCGATTGAAGGTTTAGAAATCTATGGTCCAGAAGCTGTTGAAGCACGAAGTGGTGTGATTGCCTTTAATATCCGGGGGCTGCATCCTCACGATTTAGCGACAGCCTTGGATATGGAAGGTGTTGCTGTACGTGCTGGGCATCATTGTGCACAGCCTTTGCTCAATTATCTTGGTCAAGCGTCAACAGCACGCGCAAGTTTTTATATTTATAATACGAAAGCAGACTGCGATAAACTGGTGGATGCTCTTTTGAAGACAAAAGAGTTTTTCGGCTTATAG
- the sufU gene encoding Fe-S cluster assembly sulfur transfer protein SufU, translating to MALSKLDNLYRAVILDHSSAPRHAGELQQACVVDLNNPTCGDVIRLTVAFTEDKISDIAFSGHGCTISTASASMMTEAVIGKTKTEALELAQIFSEMVTGHVEPAQERLGDAQFLAGVSKFPQRVKCSTLAWNALKKAIETEGTATVSESH from the coding sequence ATGGCACTTTCAAAATTAGATAATTTATACCGTGCAGTAATTCTTGATCACTCTTCTGCGCCGCGCCATGCAGGTGAATTACAGCAGGCTTGTGTTGTTGATTTGAACAATCCGACCTGTGGTGATGTCATTCGCTTGACTGTTGCGTTCACAGAAGATAAGATTAGCGATATTGCCTTTAGTGGGCACGGTTGTACAATTTCAACGGCGTCTGCTTCCATGATGACGGAAGCTGTGATTGGCAAGACAAAAACAGAAGCCTTGGAATTGGCACAGATTTTTTCAGAAATGGTGACAGGACACGTAGAACCAGCGCAAGAGCGTTTAGGAGATGCACAATTCCTTGCAGGAGTTTCGAAATTTCCGCAACGGGTAAAATGTTCAACCCTAGCCTGGAATGCCCTGAAAAAAGCGATTGAGACAGAGGGTACTGCTACTGTATCTGAGTCTCATTAG
- the sufB gene encoding Fe-S cluster assembly protein SufB: protein MTEEVPVLEEYKFGFHDNAELVMSTGTGLTEDVIRTMSAAKEEPEWMLDFRLKSFEAFKKLDLPEWGPDLSDIDFDDVVYYQKPTDKPARTWEEVPDEIKETFEKIGIPEAERAYLAGASAQYESEVVYHNMKEEFEKLGIVFTDTDSALKEYPDLFKKYFAKLVPPTDNKLAALNSAVWSGGSFVYVPKGVKCEIPIQAYFRINNEKSGQFERTLIIVDEGASIQYVEGCTAPTYSSASLHAAVVEIFCEEGGYMRYSTIQNWSDNVYNLVTKRAKAEANATVEWIDGNLGSRVSMKYPAVYLDGPGARGTMLSIAFANANQEQDTGAKMIHNAPNTSSSIISKSISKSGGAVNYRGQVTFSKNSAHSKSHIECDTIIMDDISKSDTIPFNEIHNSQVALEHEAKVSKISEEQLYYLMSRGLTEKEATDMIVMGFIEPFTKELPMEYAVELNRLISYSMEGSIG from the coding sequence ATGACAGAAGAAGTTCCAGTATTAGAAGAATATAAATTTGGTTTTCATGATAATGCTGAATTAGTCATGTCTACAGGAACAGGTTTGACAGAAGATGTGATTCGTACAATGTCGGCCGCAAAAGAAGAACCAGAATGGATGCTGGATTTCCGCCTCAAGTCCTTCGAAGCCTTCAAAAAATTAGATCTCCCAGAATGGGGCCCTGATTTATCAGACATTGATTTTGATGATGTGGTGTATTATCAAAAGCCCACCGATAAACCTGCACGTACTTGGGAAGAAGTTCCTGATGAAATTAAGGAAACCTTTGAAAAAATTGGTATCCCAGAAGCAGAGCGTGCTTATCTGGCAGGAGCTTCAGCACAGTATGAGTCAGAAGTTGTTTACCACAACATGAAGGAAGAATTTGAAAAGCTTGGTATCGTCTTCACCGATACGGATTCTGCTCTGAAGGAATATCCGGATCTTTTCAAAAAATACTTTGCAAAACTCGTTCCACCAACAGACAATAAATTAGCCGCCTTGAATTCAGCAGTTTGGTCTGGAGGAAGTTTCGTTTATGTGCCTAAAGGGGTAAAATGTGAAATTCCTATCCAAGCCTATTTCCGTATTAATAACGAAAAATCTGGTCAGTTTGAACGTACTTTAATCATTGTTGATGAAGGGGCTTCTATCCAATATGTGGAAGGCTGTACTGCACCCACCTATTCATCAGCCAGCTTGCACGCTGCTGTTGTGGAAATCTTCTGTGAAGAAGGTGGATACATGCGTTATTCAACCATTCAAAACTGGTCAGATAATGTTTATAATTTGGTAACAAAACGTGCCAAAGCAGAGGCAAATGCAACTGTAGAATGGATCGATGGTAACTTAGGCTCACGTGTCTCTATGAAGTATCCAGCTGTCTATTTAGATGGTCCGGGCGCACGTGGGACAATGCTTTCCATAGCTTTTGCTAACGCAAATCAAGAGCAAGATACAGGTGCAAAAATGATTCATAATGCGCCAAATACAAGCTCATCGATTATTTCTAAATCCATCTCTAAATCTGGCGGAGCCGTAAATTATCGTGGACAAGTAACTTTCAGCAAAAACTCTGCACATTCTAAATCACATATTGAATGTGACACGATTATTATGGATGACATTTCAAAATCAGATACAATTCCATTTAATGAGATTCATAACTCACAAGTGGCCTTGGAACATGAAGCCAAAGTATCTAAAATCTCAGAAGAACAGTTGTATTATTTGATGAGCCGCGGTCTAACAGAAAAAGAAGCAACAGATATGATCGTTATGGGCTTTATTGAACCCTTTACCAAAGAACTCCCAATGGAGTATGCAGTAGAACTCAACCGATTGATTTCTTACAGCATGGAGGGTTCAATCGGTTAA
- a CDS encoding ABC-F family ATP-binding cassette domain-containing protein, which translates to MSIINVKNLSHGFGERVIFENVSFRLLKGEHVGLVGANGEGKSTFMNIVTGALQPDEGKVEWSKKVRVGYLDQHAVLQKGQTIRDVLSSAFQYLFDIEAEINELYLKMGDVTPEEMDQLLEEVGELQDILEQSDFYQINSKVEEIGRGLGLHEIGFERDVEDLSGGQRTKVLLAKLLLTKPEILMLDEPTNYLDEEHIAWLKQYLLDYENAFILISHDIPFLSSVINIIYHMENGSLDRYVGDYEAFQSVYEMKKKQELAAYKRQQSEIADLKDFVARNKARVATRNMAMSRQKKLDKMDMIELSAERPKPQFDFKKGATSSKLIFETKDLVIGYTEPLSRPLNLRAERGQKIVFTGANGIGKTTLLRSILGEIQAIDGEVQRGEKLEIGYFEQEVKSDNGKTCLEEIWDTFPAMNQAEVRAALARCGLTKKHIESKVAVLSGGEKAKVRLCKLMNAESNVLVLDEPTNHLDVDAKDELKRALQEYKGTILLISHEPEFYQDVATETWNCESWTTKVL; encoded by the coding sequence ATGAGTATTATCAATGTAAAAAATTTATCCCACGGCTTTGGCGAGCGCGTGATTTTTGAAAATGTGTCTTTCCGTCTTCTTAAAGGCGAACACGTTGGGCTTGTCGGTGCGAATGGTGAAGGTAAATCCACCTTTATGAATATCGTCACAGGGGCTTTACAACCCGATGAAGGGAAGGTAGAGTGGTCAAAAAAAGTACGCGTCGGTTACTTAGATCAACATGCAGTGTTACAAAAAGGACAAACCATCCGTGATGTTCTTTCAAGTGCATTTCAGTATCTTTTTGATATTGAAGCGGAAATTAATGAGCTTTATTTGAAAATGGGAGATGTGACCCCAGAAGAAATGGACCAACTTTTGGAAGAAGTCGGTGAACTGCAAGATATCCTAGAGCAAAGTGACTTTTATCAAATTAATTCTAAAGTGGAAGAAATTGGGCGTGGACTTGGGCTGCATGAAATTGGCTTTGAACGAGATGTTGAAGATCTTTCTGGTGGCCAACGCACGAAGGTTCTTTTGGCAAAACTCTTGCTGACAAAACCCGAAATCCTGATGCTGGATGAGCCAACAAACTATTTGGATGAAGAACATATTGCATGGCTTAAGCAGTATCTCTTAGACTATGAAAATGCCTTTATCTTGATTTCCCATGACATTCCTTTCTTGAGCTCTGTTATCAATATCATTTATCATATGGAAAATGGCTCCTTAGACCGTTATGTGGGCGATTATGAAGCCTTCCAATCCGTCTATGAAATGAAGAAAAAACAAGAACTGGCAGCATATAAACGTCAGCAGTCAGAAATTGCAGATCTTAAAGACTTTGTTGCCCGAAATAAAGCACGTGTAGCTACACGAAATATGGCAATGTCCCGTCAGAAAAAACTGGATAAAATGGACATGATTGAGTTAAGTGCAGAACGACCAAAACCGCAATTTGACTTCAAAAAAGGTGCCACTTCAAGCAAACTTATTTTTGAGACTAAGGATTTAGTTATTGGTTATACGGAGCCTTTGTCACGGCCACTCAACTTACGGGCTGAACGCGGCCAGAAAATCGTTTTTACAGGGGCCAACGGGATTGGTAAAACAACACTCTTGCGCAGTATTTTGGGAGAAATACAAGCCATTGACGGCGAGGTTCAACGTGGTGAAAAATTAGAAATTGGTTATTTTGAACAAGAAGTGAAAAGTGATAATGGAAAAACATGTTTGGAAGAAATCTGGGATACTTTTCCGGCAATGAACCAAGCAGAAGTTCGGGCAGCGTTGGCACGTTGTGGCTTAACAAAAAAACATATCGAAAGTAAAGTTGCGGTTTTAAGTGGTGGTGAAAAGGCTAAAGTTCGTTTGTGTAAATTAATGAATGCTGAAAGTAACGTTCTTGTCCTGGATGAGCCAACCAATCATTTGGATGTGGATGCCAAGGATGAACTCAAACGCGCCCTACAAGAATATAAGGGAACAATTCTTTTGATTTCACATGAACCAGAATTTTACCAAGATGTTGCTACTGAAACTTGGAATTGTGAATCTTGGACTACAAAAGTACTGTAA